In Aminobacterium sp. MB27-C1, a single genomic region encodes these proteins:
- a CDS encoding PLP-dependent aminotransferase family protein has translation MHWESLFNARAQKLQPSGIQEMMVYASRPGTISFAAGQPSEDLYPVEVIKQGFNEALNDMSVLAYPHTAGDPLLRKWVSDWMADEKLVLEAPGEDRILLTTGSQQGLNILSQLFLKDGDVVIVENPSYPEAMLTFEKEGARFLTVPIDEEGPDPMRLEKVLKKEKVAFFYTIPTFQNPSGASTSLKRKREILALLKKYGVTLVEDDPYRQLWFDSQPEATYLSIAEEDDPVIYLGSFSKIVAPGLRCGWMVLPPEVMEKAVQLRLTLELGSSALLQRIVFFVVSQPSFDEHLHSLRDEYKERRDAMAEAISKYLTPLGFSFSLPHGGFFFWGENKKIDGVAFARFAAKEHKVAVIPGEIFFAFPEEGKHFIRLSFAKVKAGEMSTGIERIAEAFREFC, from the coding sequence ATGCATTGGGAATCTCTCTTTAACGCCCGCGCTCAAAAGCTACAACCATCGGGGATTCAGGAAATGATGGTTTATGCTTCTCGTCCAGGAACTATCTCTTTCGCTGCAGGTCAACCTTCCGAAGACCTCTATCCGGTTGAAGTTATTAAACAAGGGTTCAATGAGGCACTGAACGATATGTCTGTTTTGGCTTATCCCCATACAGCAGGCGATCCTTTGCTGCGTAAATGGGTTTCTGATTGGATGGCTGATGAAAAACTTGTTTTAGAAGCTCCAGGCGAAGATCGCATTCTTTTGACTACTGGTTCTCAGCAGGGATTGAATATTCTTTCGCAGCTTTTTCTGAAAGATGGGGATGTCGTTATTGTTGAAAACCCCTCCTATCCAGAAGCAATGCTGACCTTTGAAAAAGAGGGGGCTCGTTTTCTTACCGTTCCCATAGATGAAGAGGGACCTGACCCTATGCGACTTGAGAAAGTTTTAAAAAAAGAAAAAGTAGCCTTTTTTTATACGATCCCTACATTTCAGAATCCATCAGGGGCAAGCACTTCTTTAAAACGAAAAAGAGAAATTCTGGCTCTTTTGAAAAAGTATGGGGTGACTCTTGTTGAGGATGATCCATATAGACAGTTGTGGTTTGATAGCCAGCCTGAGGCCACTTATCTTAGTATTGCAGAAGAAGATGATCCTGTAATTTATCTTGGCAGCTTCTCTAAAATTGTAGCGCCAGGACTTCGTTGCGGATGGATGGTTTTACCTCCTGAGGTTATGGAAAAAGCTGTTCAGCTACGTCTGACTCTTGAACTGGGATCTTCGGCGCTTTTGCAGAGAATTGTCTTTTTTGTGGTATCACAGCCTTCTTTTGACGAACATCTTCATTCACTCAGAGATGAGTATAAAGAGCGGAGAGATGCTATGGCCGAGGCGATTTCCAAATATTTAACCCCCTTAGGCTTTTCCTTTTCTCTTCCCCATGGTGGTTTCTTTTTTTGGGGAGAAAATAAAAAGATAGATGGAGTGGCTTTTGCCCGTTTTGCTGCAAAAGAGCACAAGGTTGCCGTTATCCCAGGAGAAATTTTCTTCGCGTTTCCAGAGGAAGGGAAACACTTTATACGTCTCTCCTTTGCAAAGGT
- a CDS encoding transporter substrate-binding domain-containing protein has protein sequence MKKIIVSVLFLYLFVLSPISAHAKVLDKDTIVIGTESTYPPYEFRDEKNNLQGFDIELMESIANKLGKKIEWVDMPFDSLIPALLAHKIDIVAAGMSATPERAKRVAFSTPYEISMSAFLAKTENTSLKTLNDMKGKIIAVQLGTVQETFSRTIEGANVKTFQKFDDCVREVTLGRADATLMDVPVAKKFLDQKDFDGKISIAFEQEITGAGKALAIHLEEKDFLDAVNGALNEMQNSDELENLRNKWFKQ, from the coding sequence TTGAAAAAAATTATCGTTTCAGTACTATTTCTTTATTTGTTCGTTCTCTCACCCATTTCTGCGCATGCTAAGGTTCTAGATAAAGATACCATAGTTATAGGAACAGAGAGCACATATCCCCCCTATGAATTTCGGGATGAAAAGAACAATCTTCAGGGATTTGACATTGAACTTATGGAAAGTATTGCAAATAAACTCGGGAAAAAGATTGAGTGGGTAGATATGCCCTTCGATAGTCTTATCCCAGCGCTACTAGCCCATAAGATCGATATTGTCGCCGCAGGAATGAGCGCAACCCCCGAACGAGCCAAACGAGTAGCTTTTTCTACCCCCTATGAAATATCTATGAGCGCTTTTTTAGCAAAAACTGAGAACACTTCGCTCAAAACACTAAACGACATGAAGGGGAAAATTATAGCTGTTCAGCTTGGAACTGTTCAAGAAACTTTTTCTCGCACAATAGAAGGAGCAAACGTAAAGACCTTCCAAAAATTTGATGATTGTGTGAGAGAAGTTACGCTGGGAAGGGCTGATGCTACATTGATGGATGTTCCAGTAGCTAAAAAATTCCTCGATCAAAAAGATTTTGACGGTAAAATTTCTATCGCATTTGAACAAGAAATTACTGGAGCTGGCAAAGCGCTAGCTATTCATCTTGAAGAAAAAGACTTTTTAGATGCTGTAAATGGAGCCCTTAACGAAATGCAAAACTCTGATGAGCTGGAAAATCTCAGAAACAAATGGTTTAAACAATAA
- a CDS encoding nickel-dependent lactate racemase gives MKSLHSFALGRRTLDISLERPILETQILGNRPIPNSPEKALALPCESPLLRNMAREVSDITVVIPDATRSWQDVPRMAQAIRRELREGGRMPVTWIIGGGQHRLPTKNEIQMLLEDIPLSGDKILCHDSTQGVRTGDVTSRGTPVILHQSVARADLIVPIGGIAYHDLAGFSGGRKALLPGISGAEAIQHNHALSLVGATIASSVQCGALKGNPVAEDMEEYAQIVFSERKGFLLNVIPDENGNPYCYVAGDPFQAWLKGTELAQQLQTLWISEKASLVLVSCGGYPYDIDLYQSTKAISAVLHALDSKGGLVLFAGLEDGAGPGTFGEDFRLAIEEPERAMQKLQQNFSIPAFIASKIVADLKGHPAALVSDRSDLPFPGEVFTNEKEALEWIEKKIPVGPALCVPAGNCVTVRRK, from the coding sequence ATGAAATCTCTTCACAGTTTTGCTCTTGGCCGTCGAACTCTTGATATCTCTTTAGAACGGCCAATATTGGAAACTCAGATTCTGGGAAACCGTCCAATCCCTAATTCTCCAGAGAAAGCTTTGGCTCTTCCGTGCGAGAGTCCTCTTTTGCGTAATATGGCTAGAGAAGTTTCAGATATTACTGTTGTTATTCCTGATGCAACCCGTTCTTGGCAAGATGTTCCACGTATGGCTCAGGCTATTCGAAGAGAACTACGCGAAGGCGGTCGTATGCCGGTGACGTGGATTATTGGCGGAGGGCAGCATAGATTACCTACAAAGAACGAAATACAAATGCTTCTTGAAGATATACCATTGAGTGGTGACAAAATTCTTTGCCATGACAGTACTCAGGGAGTCAGAACTGGAGATGTGACTTCTCGTGGAACTCCTGTGATTTTGCACCAATCTGTGGCCAGGGCTGACTTGATTGTTCCCATTGGCGGAATAGCCTATCACGATCTTGCTGGTTTCAGCGGTGGTCGTAAGGCACTGCTTCCCGGTATATCAGGAGCAGAAGCCATTCAGCATAACCATGCACTTTCTCTTGTGGGCGCGACAATTGCTTCTTCTGTTCAGTGCGGAGCATTAAAGGGCAATCCCGTAGCTGAAGATATGGAGGAGTATGCACAAATAGTTTTTTCTGAACGAAAAGGATTTTTGCTAAATGTGATTCCTGATGAAAATGGGAACCCATATTGTTATGTAGCAGGAGATCCTTTCCAGGCATGGTTGAAAGGAACAGAGTTGGCGCAACAGCTTCAGACCCTTTGGATATCTGAAAAAGCGTCTTTGGTTCTGGTTTCGTGTGGTGGCTATCCATACGATATTGATCTATACCAATCGACAAAAGCTATTTCAGCCGTACTTCATGCACTGGATTCCAAAGGAGGTCTAGTCCTTTTTGCAGGTCTTGAAGATGGCGCTGGACCAGGAACTTTCGGCGAAGATTTTCGCCTTGCTATAGAAGAGCCCGAGAGGGCTATGCAGAAATTGCAACAAAATTTTTCCATTCCTGCTTTTATTGCTTCGAAAATAGTGGCAGACCTTAAGGGGCATCCAGCGGCACTTGTTTCGGATCGTTCTGACCTGCCTTTTCCAGGGGAAGTTTTTACCAATGAAAAAGAGGCTTTGGAATGGATCGAAAAAAAGATTCCAGTGGGTCCTGCTTTGTGCGTTCCTGCAGGAAATTGTGTGACAGTAAGAAGAAAATAA
- a CDS encoding response regulator, with protein sequence MTLYLGAIDNDRKVLYQLEKMAEAEEWRFYATVDPEEALAWIRDDEIDILLLNIKMPIVSGYQLIQKARDLSEKVVLIALSETEEEDTASRALLVGADDFIIKPLRLSDFRARLRLHEKLVSYREQLNWDIRKKGISVDTMREVIYCVKRNKEAMDCDEVAAQTGLAYVTAHRYLDFLADRGMVVRVSASLDGRPGRPKTFYEWKGGLKTV encoded by the coding sequence GTGACTCTATATTTGGGAGCTATAGACAACGATCGGAAAGTTCTCTACCAGCTTGAAAAAATGGCGGAAGCAGAAGAGTGGCGTTTTTACGCTACAGTTGATCCCGAAGAAGCTCTTGCTTGGATACGTGATGATGAAATAGATATCCTTCTCTTGAATATTAAAATGCCCATTGTTAGTGGGTATCAGCTTATACAAAAAGCGAGGGATCTTTCGGAAAAAGTGGTTCTCATTGCTTTATCAGAAACAGAAGAAGAAGATACGGCTTCAAGGGCCTTATTGGTAGGAGCTGATGATTTTATTATAAAACCGTTACGGCTCTCAGATTTCAGAGCTCGTTTGCGATTACATGAAAAGTTGGTTAGCTATAGGGAGCAGCTGAATTGGGATATACGTAAAAAAGGCATTAGTGTCGATACTATGAGGGAAGTTATATATTGTGTTAAGCGAAATAAGGAAGCTATGGATTGTGATGAAGTCGCAGCTCAGACCGGACTTGCTTATGTGACTGCCCATAGGTATCTCGATTTTCTAGCCGATCGGGGAATGGTAGTGCGTGTATCTGCTTCTTTGGATGGTCGTCCTGGGCGTCCTAAAACGTTTTATGAATGGAAAGGTGGACTTAAAACAGTATGA
- the pgsW gene encoding poly-gamma-glutamate system protein, with product MNEEHIPSLNDYLKKQRAFVLKSRMRLLFLAFVLVLLWFLPRRWGFSSEEMRLWNDVRQAELYIWQLREDQQIGAGGADPWKLGLIGVEWSPLSTTLGSLESKRTACHPGWSVTILRKFDSMGLKEGDPVAILSSSSFPGLLLNALKAAEYRKLNVLLIVSLGSSTWGANVPEIPWPIMAEELRKNGLLHTKANYYTLGGDDENGGGIAPEGVEIMIQAAEREGVPLLREENLEKMIEKKMNIVENFVPKLVMSIGGSHANMGNDDEILTLSGGLHLPSGRENAGDGIIGRALSAGYPVFHFLNLHDLSLKYGIPYNSSPSKEMASQKSWFFSLLGVFLGGWVLFSHRRWMLFCDKKNGGEEK from the coding sequence ATGAACGAAGAACATATCCCGTCTTTAAACGATTATCTGAAGAAACAACGAGCCTTTGTTTTGAAAAGTCGTATGCGTCTTTTATTTTTGGCTTTTGTTCTTGTGCTCTTATGGTTTTTGCCGAGACGCTGGGGATTTTCCTCTGAAGAAATGCGATTATGGAACGATGTCCGTCAAGCAGAACTTTATATCTGGCAGTTGCGAGAAGATCAACAGATAGGAGCAGGGGGAGCAGATCCGTGGAAACTTGGACTTATAGGTGTGGAGTGGAGTCCTCTTTCGACGACTCTAGGAAGTCTTGAATCTAAGCGAACAGCGTGTCATCCTGGCTGGTCTGTGACCATTCTTAGAAAATTTGATAGTATGGGGTTGAAAGAAGGAGATCCAGTGGCAATACTTTCTTCATCCTCTTTCCCGGGATTATTGCTTAATGCATTGAAAGCTGCGGAATATCGAAAACTAAACGTGCTTCTTATCGTCTCGTTGGGATCGTCAACATGGGGTGCCAATGTGCCTGAAATTCCTTGGCCCATAATGGCAGAAGAACTTAGAAAAAACGGATTATTACATACGAAAGCTAATTACTATACCCTTGGCGGTGATGACGAAAATGGAGGAGGAATTGCTCCTGAAGGGGTAGAGATAATGATTCAAGCGGCGGAAAGGGAAGGTGTGCCCCTTCTACGTGAAGAGAATCTCGAAAAAATGATAGAAAAGAAGATGAATATTGTAGAAAACTTTGTTCCCAAACTTGTGATGAGCATAGGTGGTTCTCATGCAAATATGGGTAATGATGATGAAATCTTGACTCTCTCAGGAGGTTTACATCTTCCTTCTGGAAGAGAAAACGCAGGAGATGGCATTATAGGTCGGGCTCTCTCTGCAGGGTACCCTGTCTTCCATTTTCTCAATCTTCATGATTTGAGCCTAAAATATGGTATCCCGTATAATTCCTCTCCTTCGAAAGAGATGGCATCTCAAAAAAGTTGGTTTTTTTCTTTACTTGGCGTTTTCTTGGGCGGATGGGTTTTGTTTTCTCATCGAAGATGGATGCTCTTTTGTGACAAGAAAAATGGGGGAGAAGAAAAGTGA
- a CDS encoding poly-gamma-glutamate biosynthesis protein PgsC/CapC, giving the protein MHNLQFATIGIGIALGMLFYRRTGRSCGGIITPGFIALQLGNPLSVGIAIGTALFLALLLEIIVRFTGIYGRQRIALAMLMALGCKVLLDLFFPSTSLWLGWVVPGLLAADMQRQGIGETLIGAVIVTLLTAMSFDVLVGLGHLLERSI; this is encoded by the coding sequence ATGCATAATCTTCAGTTTGCGACAATAGGGATAGGAATTGCTTTAGGAATGCTTTTTTATCGTCGAACGGGACGTTCTTGTGGTGGAATTATTACCCCAGGTTTTATCGCCCTTCAGTTAGGAAATCCTCTTTCTGTAGGAATAGCTATAGGAACGGCACTTTTTCTTGCTTTACTTCTTGAGATAATTGTCCGTTTTACGGGTATATATGGTCGACAGCGCATTGCACTGGCAATGCTCATGGCTTTGGGATGTAAAGTACTTCTCGATCTTTTCTTCCCCTCTACATCTCTTTGGCTTGGCTGGGTGGTTCCTGGCCTTTTAGCAGCCGATATGCAACGCCAAGGGATAGGGGAGACCCTTATTGGAGCGGTTATCGTGACTTTGCTTACGGCGATGTCTTTTGATGTATTGGTTGGTTTAGGGCATCTTTTAGAGAGGTCGATATAA
- a CDS encoding Mur ligase family protein: protein MLHWVENSANLNMTQIQIVVTGSRGKSSVARLLFCALSSYGLQTWARITGVVPRELSPFGERAILRSAGGHVEEMRWWLRSLPPHAEAVVLENSAVAPELQKLPSCWLKNPIFVITNVRSDHQDAWGPGEEGAVLALTQGIPRKSTVFIPESTSSSPLLLSVLTQKQCQIHIAAFSSLETCVMWKEENMAIVRDILSFLGLDPKLGEEAMTRLLPDIADFQEIKFGENILAVAFSANDVETTQRLFESLRWPVEDTTLLFNNRRDRPERLKAFLPWLRRKDWKKVYLMGARPFCGHEGIEYIKMVSTQEFASFMRQKKRVLGCGNVAGLPLEYLLEYTYKRCKHA from the coding sequence GTGCTCCATTGGGTTGAGAATTCTGCTAACCTCAATATGACCCAGATACAAATTGTTGTAACAGGAAGCCGTGGAAAAAGTAGTGTAGCAAGATTATTGTTTTGCGCCCTTTCTTCCTATGGGCTTCAGACATGGGCGAGAATTACTGGCGTTGTTCCTAGGGAACTGTCTCCTTTTGGAGAAAGAGCTATTTTGCGAAGTGCGGGGGGGCATGTAGAAGAGATGCGCTGGTGGCTTCGTTCTCTTCCTCCTCATGCAGAAGCAGTTGTTTTGGAAAATAGCGCGGTAGCGCCAGAACTTCAGAAACTTCCATCATGTTGGCTTAAAAATCCCATTTTTGTCATAACCAACGTGCGGTCAGATCATCAGGATGCATGGGGACCAGGAGAGGAGGGGGCTGTCTTAGCTCTCACCCAGGGAATTCCGCGGAAGAGTACTGTTTTTATTCCTGAATCAACATCCTCGTCTCCTTTGCTACTCAGCGTTTTGACTCAAAAACAATGTCAAATACATATAGCTGCATTTTCTTCTCTTGAAACATGTGTTATGTGGAAAGAAGAAAACATGGCGATAGTGAGAGATATTCTTTCTTTTTTGGGGCTTGATCCCAAATTGGGAGAAGAAGCAATGACGCGTCTTCTCCCTGATATAGCAGATTTTCAGGAAATAAAGTTTGGAGAAAATATTTTAGCAGTTGCTTTTTCAGCCAATGATGTAGAGACAACGCAGCGACTTTTTGAAAGTCTTCGATGGCCCGTGGAGGATACGACTCTTCTTTTCAACAATCGAAGGGATAGACCTGAGCGATTAAAAGCTTTTCTCCCTTGGCTTAGGCGAAAAGATTGGAAGAAAGTCTATTTAATGGGGGCTCGTCCCTTTTGTGGTCATGAGGGGATTGAATATATAAAAATGGTATCTACACAAGAATTCGCGAGTTTTATGAGGCAGAAAAAACGAGTATTAGGATGCGGAAATGTGGCAGGTCTACCACTCGAATATCTTCTTGAATATACATATAAAAGGTGTAAACATGCATAA
- a CDS encoding manganese efflux pump MntP family protein, producing the protein MSIIELLLTAAALSMDAFAVSLGVGACLPLLSPGPAFRMGAACGGFQFLMPVLGWVMGIRLLSFIEAYDHWVAFIILFILGVNMIRESRKEETCEGKDSTHGLTLLSLAIATSIDALAAGIGVAALKGPVMILAVPAGVITGCLSTAGVFLGFQAGRFLGKYVEIVGGVVLCSIGLRILLTSI; encoded by the coding sequence ATGTCAATTATAGAGCTTTTGTTGACAGCAGCGGCTCTTTCTATGGATGCCTTTGCTGTGTCGCTTGGCGTGGGGGCATGTTTACCTCTGTTAAGTCCCGGCCCGGCGTTTCGAATGGGGGCTGCCTGTGGTGGTTTCCAGTTTTTAATGCCCGTTTTGGGATGGGTTATGGGAATACGGTTACTTTCTTTTATAGAAGCTTACGACCATTGGGTTGCCTTTATTATCCTTTTTATTCTTGGTGTCAATATGATCAGAGAATCGAGAAAGGAAGAGACATGCGAAGGGAAAGATAGTACTCATGGATTGACTCTCCTTTCTTTGGCTATAGCTACCTCTATTGATGCGTTAGCTGCTGGTATCGGTGTAGCAGCCTTGAAAGGACCTGTTATGATCTTGGCTGTTCCCGCAGGTGTTATCACCGGTTGTCTATCAACGGCAGGTGTATTCTTGGGGTTCCAGGCAGGACGTTTTCTTGGCAAGTATGTTGAAATTGTTGGCGGAGTCGTTTTGTGCTCCATTGGGTTGAGAATTCTGCTAACCTCAATATGA